CATTGATCAAAATGTTTCCAGAAAGGAGATGGAGAAGTTGTCCTGGAAGATTTGGTGCAACAACCAAAAATCGTATCATGAAAACTATCTAGTGTTTCAGTTTTGGGAAATAACTCTATTTTTGATTTCCAAGTTCTAAAGAAATgccaaaaaaaataaagaaaaaaaagtcaccttattttctaatttttcgaAATTTGTATAAAAAGTTAGAAAACATCTTCCAACTGTTTTCTAACTTCTCTATATCAATGTTGGAAAACTgacttttagaaaaaaaaaaatagaaatgaaatataaaaaaCTTTTTTCGGCGACTTAACAGGCCCTAAAACATCAAGGGATTGAAGAATTCTTTCAGCACTATTGTTCCTACACAGCAAACTGGTCAAATTTTCCAAAAGTAACACAAACCTTAAAAACTTTTTCTGCCAGCCCTTTGTTTCCTGCATCTTGGACCATAAATTGATTGAAGAGACACCCAGTTCTTTAGCTAAATCAACACACTGCTTTGCGTAAATTCCTGCCACTTCATTTGTCCTTTCCGGATGTTTCATTGCTTTTTCTCCACAGACAGATCTGCTGGGCACATTACGTATTTACGGGTGCATATACAAAAACATCAAAGTGTATTAAGTggacatcattaatttctatgaGCTCATCATCTGCTCAAATTCTCAAATTCTGGGGGATTTCCATGTCTTATGATTCACTCAGTGCATGACTTGAAAATCTCAattcattaaatttttttcttattgcAGAAATATGTTaggataaagaaaagagagaattaCAATCCAGGAGAGGACAAGAGATCctcaaagcaaaaaaaaaagggagggggCGAGGaataacaacaaaacaaaaactaATGAACCCCTAATAAAGAAAACCCCTCCTAAAGCCCTTCTCTCCATAATTGATGGAGCTCTTGAAACTTGCTAGTTCCTACCAACCCTTAGTCGCTTTCCTTTTAACCcatcaaaaaaaattttattccctcCTGGGTCAGCCAGCCACGTTCTCATGTCATCCAGAATTTTTTGACCACCAACTTCCCATGCACTAGTGTCCTCCCCCAGAACAGGTAATAAACCAGCTCTACATTTATTAGTCGCAGCCAAGTCCATATGGCCAAACAGACATCATTCCCTCCAGGACAAGAGGTAGTGTTTGTTTGATTAGAATGATGTCAGTGCTGCTGATGGTGAAAAATGTGGTGGTATCAGTGCATGCATCGACAGAGATGTCGATGGGAACAGTGTTGATGGGTAGGTGCAGAAAGCAATGCTGGAGGCTAAAATGGTACTGCAGATGTGAAATGATGTTAAATGGAAATAGAAAAGGTGCTGACGGAGTGTGATGATGGTGGAAGGTTGAATGAGCTGAGTTCTGGAGTAGGTTGAGTGGCAGCATAGGTAGTGATAATTTAGGTAGTCACCAGTCACAAAACAAAGTTTAAAGGTGGACCTGGTAGCAGTGGCACTTGAAAACTtaataaacccaaaaacccactTACCTCCCCAGGGGTTTCAAAAAATGCACTTACATCTATTGTAATATTTGATTCCACAACTCTGTTATGGGGGGAATTCTTTGGTGTTGAATACCCCATTTTAATGCATACACattaagtatatatatagtaaaatgtattattatttttgagtttACTTTGGTTAGGAAAAAGATTGTAAATAACCACAAAATTTATGCTTATAggtgaactatttttttttttttaaaaaaataatccaTAATCAATATGGAAACTAAAATCATGAACTATAAAGGAAGCTTGTCATTTCACAATTTTCATCAATGATATCATAATTCCAAACTATTTTATCAACGTTCAACGGTCTAGCATTAACTAACAGGAAGGGGCACGAGTGCAAATGATATAAATCTCAAGGGCGCATAATGTATTTTTATAAGCTTAGAGGGAGGTAAGTGCCAGTACCAAAAACCTGGAGGGATCTTTTTCAGTTTATCCAAAAAATCCCAAATATTTATAGAGAAATTGAATTTAAAGCAAGAAAAGAAATGAATGTAACATTACAGAGAAGGATCAAGCATACAGTGCAAACTCTTTCCGACCTTCTTCGTCAACTGGGGGTGGAGTTATAAGCACCACCAGCATGCTGGGAGAGCATACCTGCAATCAGCTTCCCCAGAGACAATGAGAAATCCACACATTGAATGTTTCCCAAATTAACAGTTACCAGAACAAGAGGGAGTGAGGCAAGTAACACGCAGTTGCAGAGGACTTAAAAAGTAGGGAAAGCTCATGTCCACTGACAAAACAGCATGAAAGTATAATAGGAAGTGCATAAATAATCATTTATAAGTAATATGCAGggaattagaaaaaggaaaaaggtaACTAGTAGGAAAATATATGGCCTCGAAATTTACCATCACAAGCAAAAAAAAGGGCTGATGATTTCTCAGAAATGCAGCAGTTTGATTACCATTCAACTTTCAGGCCAATCTATTAGTTCTCTTAAGCTAAcacttttttgtttcttttttctttttctttccattGCTTTCCCTATTGAATGGGCTACTAAGATAGCAGTTAACGGGCCACATCAAATAACTCCTCTGCAGACCAAAGCATTACTATTACATTATAGGACCAGAATTCCAAGCCTGACTTGCATGGCATCGAGTAGACAATAAGCAAAAGAACTATGTAattaaaaatactgtaaaaattaaatttacacaATTTGAACCTTCAGATGATGAACAATTGCTCTGAGATTCTCCTTGTACTCTTCCACAGGCACATGTTGCCGTTCACTGGTCCTTCCCAGCAATGCAGCATCATTAGCCCCAAAGAATATTGTGGTAGCAATAGGCGGTTTTGTGGAGCTCTTCGAGGAAAGCATGTAAttaagggggaaaaaaaaactttaaacttAAAGAACAATAATCAAGCATGTAATTGCTAAATTGCAAAGGTGAAGCTTGGTCATGGCTAGATATCATCTAGGAAATCCAACTTGACAAGAATGCAGAAGTATTAATTTTACAAATAACCACTTCGAAATCAAGAGTATTAATGTTCATGCTTCAAGCAACATATGTTGAAGATATGaccaaaacaagaaaaatattttagccCCGGTTAAAAAATTCCTATAGCAATGAAAAGTATATGAACATGTCAGCGATCATGTTACCAAAAAAAAGCATCAAATGAAGCAGGTATGATAAACATTCATTTCTTTCTTGTTTGGTAGAAAAAGAACTTCATTATCAGAAAGGAGAAAAAGTTACAAAG
The Malania oleifera isolate guangnan ecotype guangnan chromosome 13, ASM2987363v1, whole genome shotgun sequence DNA segment above includes these coding regions:
- the LOC131146157 gene encoding GDSL esterase/lipase At5g62930 isoform X1, with the translated sequence MRPQIVLFGDSITEQSFRSGGWGSALAETYSRKADVVVRGYGGYNTRWALFLLHHIFPMSSTKPPIATTIFFGANDAALLGRTSERQHVPVEEYKENLRAIVHHLKVCSPSMLVVLITPPPVDEEGRKEFALSVCGEKAMKHPERTNEVAGIYAKQCVDLAKELGVSSINLWSKMQETKGWQKKFLSDGLHLTVEGNAVVHQEVVRVFTDAGLSAPHMPYDFPHHSEIDGKNPENAFQQQCS
- the LOC131146157 gene encoding GDSL esterase/lipase At5g62930 isoform X2, with the translated sequence MRPQIVLFGDSITEQSFRSGGWGSALAETYSRKADVVVRGYGGYNTRWALFLLHHIFPMSSTKPPIATTIFFGANDAALLGRTSERQHVPVEEYKENLRAIVHHLKVCSPSMLVVLITPPPVDEEGRKEFALEKAMKHPERTNEVAGIYAKQCVDLAKELGVSSINLWSKMQETKGWQKKFLSDGLHLTVEGNAVVHQEVVRVFTDAGLSAPHMPYDFPHHSEIDGKNPENAFQQQCS